A genomic region of Arachis hypogaea cultivar Tifrunner chromosome 5, arahy.Tifrunner.gnm2.J5K5, whole genome shotgun sequence contains the following coding sequences:
- the LOC112800797 gene encoding GDP-mannose 4,6 dehydratase 1, which yields MSSTGSGSAPNGEATPPSQRKVALITGITGQDGSYLTEFLMEKGYEVHGLIRRSSNFNTQRIEHIYVDPHNAHKARMKLHYADLSDASSLRRWLDTILPDEVYNLAAQSHVAVSFEIPDYTADVVATGALRLLEAVRSHISATGRSHIRYYQAGSSEMFGSTPPPQDETTPFHPRSPYAASKCAAHWYTVNYREAYGIFACNGILFNHESPRRGENFVTRKITRAVGRIKIGLQRKLFLGNLQASRDWGFAGDYVEAMWLMLQQEKPDDYVVATEESHTVEEFLEVAFGHVGLNWRDHVAIDKRYFRPTEVDNLKGDATKAKKVLGWKPRVGFEQLVKMMVDQDVELAKKEKVLVDAGYIDAQQQP from the coding sequence ATGTCGTCCACCGGATCCGGATCCGCCCCCAACGGCGAAGCCACTCCGCCGTCGCAACGCAAGGTGGCTCTGATAACCGGAATCACGGGTCAGGACGGTTCCTACCTGACGGAATTCTTGATGGAGAAGGGTTACGAGGTGCACGGCCTCATCCGCCGTTCCTCCAACTTCAACACGCAGCGGATCGAGCACATATACGTGGACCCACACAACGCCCACAAAGCACGCATGAAGCTCCACTACGCCGACCTCTCCGACGCCTCCTCCCTCCGCCGATGGCTCGACACCATCCTCCCCGACGAGGTCTACAACCTCGCCGCCCAGTCCCACGTCGCCGTCTCCTTCGAGATCCCCGACTACACCGCCGACGTCGTCGCCACCGGGGCCCTCCGCCTTCTGGAGGCCGTGCGCTCCCACATCTCCGCCACCGGGCGCTCGCACATCCGGTATTACCAGGCGGGATCCTCGGAGATGTTCGGGTCCACACCACCGCCTCAGGACGAGACCACACCGTTTCACCCGAGATCCCCTTACGCTGCATCCAAGTGCGCGGCGCACTGGTACACCGTCAATTACCGCGAGGCCTACGGGATCTTCGCCTGCAACGGCATCCTCTTCAACCACGAGTCTCCTCGCAGAGGTGAGAATTTTGTGACGCGCAAGATCACGCGGGCCGTGGGCCGGATCAAGATCGGGCTTCAGAGAAAGCTCTTCTTGGGGAATCTTCAGGCTTCTAGGGATTGGGGTTTCGCGGGGGATTACGTGGAGGCTATGTGGCTGATGCTGCAGCAGGAGAAGCCCGACGACTATGTGGTGGCCACGGAGGAGTCTCACACCGTCGAAGAGTTCCTGGAGGTGGCGTTCGGTCATGTGGGCCTGAATTGGAGGGACCATGTTGCTATTGACAAGAGGTATTTTAGGCCCACTGAGGTGGATAACCTCAAGGGTGATGCTACAAAGGCCAAGAAGGTGCTTGGGTGGAAGCCCAGGGTGGGCTTTGAGCAGCTCGTCAAGATGATGGTCGATCAGGATGTTGAGTTGGCTAAGAAGGAGAAGGTTCTTGTTGATGCTGGCTACATTGATGCTCAGCAACAACCTTGA
- the LOC140184822 gene encoding uncharacterized protein: MISGGFGGGGLTKSSRKRHLKQVYQVGNKTPNLPTISFTKEDGQGIMPGHDDPVVITMILVNANLHRTLVDQGSLADILFKPVFDKLGLDERELKAYPDTLYGLGDMPIKPLGYIPLHTTFEKGENSKTLSIDFIVIDVGSTYNALIGRTTLNRIGAVVSTPHLCMKFPTPKGIVTVRGDQKLARKFYNESLNLR; encoded by the coding sequence atgatctcaggagggttcggAGGAGGAGGGCTCACCAAGTCATCTCGCAAGAGACATCTAAAGCAGGTCTATCAAGTCGGGAACAAGACTCCCAATCTCCCAACCATCTCGTTCACCAAAGAGGATGGGCAAGGGATCATGCCCGGGCATGACGACCCggtggtgataaccatgatcttGGTGAATGCCAACCTCCACAGAACCTTGGTGGACCAAGGGAGTTTGGCTGACATCCTCTTTAAACCCGTATTCGACAAGTTAGGGTTGGATGAAAGGGAGCTAAAAGCTTACCCGGACACCCTGTATGGACTAGGAGACATGCCAATAAAGCCACTGGGATACATCCCCCTTCACACGACCTTCGAAAAGGGGGAAAAttccaaaactctgagcatagaTTTTATCGTCATCGATGTCGGATCGACGTATAATGCCTTGATTGGCAGGACTACGCTAAATCGGATCGGAGCGGTGGTGTCAACCCCtcatctttgcatgaaattcccaacacctAAGGGAATAGTGACGGTACGGGGAGaccagaaattggcaagaaaattCTACAACGAAAGTTTGAACCTCCGATGA